The following coding sequences are from one Clostridioides difficile ATCC 9689 = DSM 1296 window:
- the eutH gene encoding ethanolamine utilization protein EutH produces MSINEIIIYVMVVFMVLGAIDKCIGNKFGLGEQFEEGIMAMGSLAVAMVGVICLAPVLADVLRPIVVPVFNILGADPAMFAGSLLANDMGGAPLALELAKDPNAGLFGGLIVGAMMGPTIVFIIPVALGIIEKEDQKFLATGILAGIITIPIGAFVGGLVAGFEVMMVLRNLVPIIIFAVVIALGLLKFENAMIKGFTYFGKGVVIVITLGLAAAIVEALTGIVVIPGMKPISEGIEIVGDIAIVLAGAFPLVFVITKVFNKPLMALGKVLGMNDVSAAGLVASLANCIPMFGMMKDMDNRGKIINVAFSVSAAFVFGDHLGFTAGFNSNMITPMIVAKLVGGITAVLLAMVIANKTLKKENV; encoded by the coding sequence ATGAGTATAAACGAAATTATAATCTATGTAATGGTAGTCTTCATGGTACTTGGAGCTATAGATAAATGTATAGGTAACAAATTTGGTCTTGGAGAACAATTTGAAGAAGGTATAATGGCAATGGGGTCACTTGCAGTTGCAATGGTTGGTGTTATATGTTTAGCACCAGTTCTTGCTGATGTATTAAGACCAATTGTAGTACCAGTATTTAATATACTTGGAGCTGACCCAGCTATGTTTGCTGGAAGTTTATTAGCTAATGATATGGGTGGTGCGCCACTTGCACTTGAACTTGCGAAAGACCCTAATGCTGGGTTATTTGGTGGATTAATAGTAGGGGCTATGATGGGACCTACAATAGTATTTATAATACCAGTTGCGCTTGGAATAATTGAAAAAGAAGACCAAAAATTCTTAGCAACAGGAATACTTGCAGGTATAATAACAATACCTATTGGAGCATTCGTTGGTGGATTAGTTGCAGGATTCGAGGTAATGATGGTTCTTAGAAACTTAGTGCCAATAATAATATTTGCAGTAGTTATAGCACTTGGATTATTAAAATTCGAAAATGCTATGATAAAAGGATTCACATACTTTGGAAAAGGTGTAGTAATAGTTATAACTTTAGGACTTGCTGCTGCCATAGTTGAAGCTTTAACAGGAATAGTTGTAATACCTGGAATGAAACCAATCAGTGAAGGTATAGAAATAGTTGGAGATATAGCAATAGTTTTAGCAGGAGCATTCCCATTAGTGTTTGTTATAACAAAGGTATTTAATAAACCATTAATGGCTTTAGGAAAAGTTCTTGGAATGAATGATGTATCAGCAGCAGGCCTTGTTGCAAGTTTAGCTAACTGTATACCAATGTTTGGTATGATGAAAGATATGGACAATAGAGGAAAAATAATAAATGTAGCATTCTCTGTATCAGCAGCATTCGTATTTGGAGACCACTTAGGATTTACGGCAGGATTTAATTCTAATATGATAACACCAATGATAGTTGCTAAATTAGTTGGTGGTATAACAGCAGTATTGTTAGCTATGGTTATCGCAAATAAGACACTAAAGAAGGAGAATGTATAA
- a CDS encoding BMC domain-containing protein translates to MNKSIGAIEFKSIAKGIEVSNEMIKKSSVDVLYLKSICPGKFLIIVGGETSYINECVDYGIKLGEGYIVDNFVINAISQEILDGFKNKYQKLDSIVSIGVVESSKVCTGIKMLDKTLKSGDLVLVKLQLSFAIGGKLVYIVAGDLSSLEYALKESENVVREKEVIYKTVIPSVDSQIIKSLIK, encoded by the coding sequence ATGAATAAAAGTATAGGAGCTATAGAGTTTAAAAGCATTGCTAAAGGTATAGAAGTATCCAATGAAATGATAAAGAAATCTTCAGTTGATGTATTGTACTTAAAAAGTATTTGCCCAGGTAAATTTCTAATAATAGTAGGTGGAGAAACTTCTTATATAAATGAATGTGTAGATTATGGAATAAAACTTGGAGAAGGATATATTGTAGATAACTTCGTAATAAATGCAATTTCACAAGAAATATTAGATGGATTTAAAAATAAGTATCAAAAGCTAGATAGTATAGTCTCTATAGGCGTTGTTGAAAGTAGTAAAGTATGCACTGGAATAAAAATGCTTGATAAGACTTTAAAATCTGGCGACTTAGTATTAGTAAAACTTCAATTATCTTTTGCTATAGGTGGCAAATTAGTATATATAGTAGCAGGAGATTTAAGTAGTTTAGAATATGCATTAAAAGAAAGTGAAAATGTAGTAAGAGAAAAAGAAGTAATATATAAGACTGTAATACCATCAGTAGACAGTCAAATAATAAAAAGTCTAATAAAATAA
- a CDS encoding TIGR02536 family ethanolamine utilization protein yields MNYDNLVDLITEEIYKKINSNEIKISNKPKAVIVFEQDNNKFNLLKDEFEIVEFDKSIRECEIVIVSRLCMRGLSNIALGNSTSDEERFILKMIMKGKKVYVLDEGIEYKKYKDTAPKALYKKFMSFEDEICKFGVEIIKDLNVITKNKLNIKKELESTRGSKKEDTKVLDKDVLNLTSVESVKIDNEFSLDLRNKKLISEADLRKPTINGVKNILVNKKSIITPLAVDFMRIHHLKLKKL; encoded by the coding sequence ATGAATTATGATAACCTTGTAGATTTAATAACGGAAGAAATCTATAAAAAAATAAATAGTAATGAAATAAAAATATCTAATAAACCTAAAGCTGTGATTGTATTTGAACAAGATAACAATAAATTTAACTTATTAAAAGATGAATTTGAAATAGTAGAATTTGATAAAAGTATAAGGGAATGTGAAATAGTGATAGTTTCAAGACTTTGTATGAGGGGGCTATCGAATATAGCACTTGGAAATTCAACAAGTGATGAAGAAAGATTTATACTAAAAATGATTATGAAGGGCAAAAAAGTATATGTCCTAGATGAAGGAATTGAATACAAAAAATATAAGGATACTGCACCAAAAGCATTATATAAGAAATTTATGTCATTTGAAGATGAAATATGTAAATTTGGTGTAGAAATTATAAAAGACTTAAATGTTATAACTAAAAATAAGTTAAATATAAAGAAAGAACTAGAAAGTACTAGAGGTTCTAAAAAAGAAGATACAAAAGTTTTAGATAAAGATGTTTTAAATTTAACCAGTGTCGAAAGTGTAAAAATAGATAATGAATTTAGTTTAGATTTAAGGAATAAAAAACTTATATCGGAAGCTGACTTAAGAAAACCAACTATAAATGGAGTTAAAAACATATTAGTTAATAAAAAAAGTATAATAACACCATTAGCTGTAGATTTTATGAGAATACACCATCTCAAACTAAAGAAACTGTAA
- a CDS encoding EutN/CcmL family microcompartment protein: MDIGKVVGNVWATRKDEKLCGQKLLVVKILKTKDTYKEGFMVAADNAGAGNGDLVLISKGSSARESIEKSHVPVDATIVGVVDSFEVFDE, from the coding sequence ATGGATATAGGAAAAGTTGTAGGTAATGTTTGGGCTACAAGAAAAGATGAAAAATTATGTGGCCAAAAACTTTTAGTTGTAAAAATTTTAAAAACTAAAGACACATACAAGGAAGGCTTCATGGTTGCAGCCGATAATGCAGGAGCAGGAAATGGAGACTTAGTTCTTATATCCAAAGGTTCCTCAGCTAGAGAGTCGATTGAAAAATCTCATGTTCCAGTAGATGCAACTATAGTTGGAGTAGTCGATTCGTTTGAGGTGTTTGATGAATAA